The Vairimorpha necatrix chromosome 1, complete sequence genome contains a region encoding:
- a CDS encoding ATP-dependent DNA helicase CHL1: MVLPDLYNVQKEFIKDCKSIINNSEIGIFSSPTGTGKTLSLLLSIVEYITEFEEEDDLLIEHILGKSSKTKIYFSSRTHSQLKQCLAEFKKIELRTNSVILGSRKIYCVNREVDNKEEIDKVNQKCRDLVKNEKCEFYKKDMFLSGIFDIEELVREGRKNGCCPYYFNKEFYKKCEIVFLPYNLLFSEESRNNLNINLYNSIVIIDEAHNIIETVNNINTKIVYFENMEKYNFAFKKYLKILPSKSKSKNCILKIIEILEILLKYKNSQLLIKDVNNFLFESDLLHFNMLDLVEDLTTNNIPVKIESYGKFLNNKIYEIIKFLTLLVNSDTNCKVEISSKFIKIFPVDSKLYFEPFFDCQSVIFAGGTMEPIKPLQDIFNTRNIKYFSYDSVATDFRAFIIKNFNSKIFELTEKTRDTDFIQSGIVEIINKFRNSIKFGGIVVFLPSKYYLELLKRLLKDTEDLYFENYDMFEDYKKNVKNKRCLLFAVMGGRLSEGMNFNDDLCRVLIIFGVPFPNLTTEITEKIKYFGKQFLLENTIKKVNQTIGRAIRHKNDFASIFLIDSRYCRYKNELSPWFRNKCQVTELNAAIKDTVEFLSLKL, from the coding sequence ATGGTTTTACCAGACTTGTACAACGTACAAAAGGAATTTATCAAAGACTGTAAAAGTATTATAAACAATTCAGAAATCGGGATATTTTCTAGTCCTACTGGTACTGGCAAGACATTGTCTTTATTACTTAGTATTGTAGAATACATAACAGAATTTGAAGAAGAAGACGACTTACTTATTGAACATATCTTAGGTAAAAGTTctaaaactaaaatttattttagttCTAGAACTCATTCCCAGTTAAAACAATGTTTAgcagaatttaaaaaaatcgaatTACGGACAAATTCAGTCATTTTAGGATCAAGAAAGATTTATTGTGTTAACAGAGAAGTCGACaacaaagaagaaattgacAAAGTTAATCAAAAATGTAGagatttagtaaaaaatgaaaaatgtgaattttataaaaaagacatGTTTTTATCGggaatatttgatattgaAGAATTGGTAAGAGAAGGTAGAAAAAATGGATGTTGtccttattattttaataaggaattttataaaaagtgCGAGATCGTTTTTCTGCCTTACAATTTGCTTTTTAGTGAAGAATCGAGGAATaatctaaatataaatttatataacagTATTGTCATAATAGACGAAGCTCATAATATTATTGAGACagttaataatattaatactAAAATAGTATATTTTGAGAATATggaaaaatacaatttcgcttttaaaaaatatttaaaaattttaccaTCAAAATCAAAGAGTAAAAATTGcatcttaaaaattattgaaattttggaaattttattaaaatataaaaattcccaattattaataaaagatgtaaataattttctgtTTGAATCCGActtattacattttaatatgttaGATTTAGTAGAAGATTTAActacaaataatattccTGTAAAAATCGAATCCTatggaaaatttttaaataacaaaatttacgaaattataaaatttttaactttacTTGTCAATTCTGACACGAATTGTAAAGTAGAAATTTcaagtaaatttataaaaatttttcctGTTGActcaaaattatattttgaacCATTTTTCGATTGTCAATCAGTAATTTTTGCGGGTGGTACGATGGAACCCATTAAACCTTTACAAGACATTTTTAATAcgagaaatattaaatatttctcaTATGATTCTGTTGCCACAGATTTCAGGgcatttattattaaaaattttaattctaaaatttttgaacttACTGAAAAAACCAGAGATACTGATTTTATACAATCAGGTATTGTAGAAatcattaataaatttcgaAATTCTATTAAATTTGGAGGTATTGTTGTATTTTTACCatctaaatattatttggaattattaaaaagattattaaaagatacagaagatttatattttgagaATTATGACATGTTtgaagattataaaaaaaatgtaaaaaataaaagatgtCTTTTATTTGCAGTAATGGGTGGTAGATTAAGCGAAGGAATGAATTTTAATGATGATTTGTGTAgagttttaattatttttggaGTTCCTTTTCCGAATTTGACGACTGAAATtacagaaaaaattaaatattttggtaaacaatttttattagaaaatacGATAAAGAAGGTTAATCAGACGATTGGTAGAGCGATCAgacataaaaatgatttcgctagtatttttcttatagATTCGAGATATtgtagatataaaaatgaactGAGTCCGTggtttagaaataaatgtCAAGTTACAGAATTAAATGCAGCGATAAAAGATACAGTGGAATTTTTAAGTCTTAAATTGTAA
- a CDS encoding peter Pan-like protein: protein MDENINKLVIPSKNAKKQGKILCTHLRKLFLPNTTYKLQDKNISIKKYKTLADELKMSHFIVTGDNYIKIGERPNGPTITFSVEEHSTKIRPFNNQIYSSDPVITFSGKSEHEEFFKKLSHPGKTPMRNLHFAFNGENIEIRHYKIETVEEEDIKVGLTEIGPRLTLKIKKIEDSFFPM, encoded by the coding sequence ATggatgaaaatattaacaaaCTAGTCATTCCTTCAAAAAATGCAAAGAAACAAGGGAAGATCTTGTGTACTCACTTAAGAAAACTCTTTTTACCAAACACAACTTACAAATTAcaagataaaaacatatctataaagaaatataaaacattagcAGATGAACTAAAAATGAGTCATTTTATTGTAACTGGCGACAACTACATAAAAATAGGAGAGAGACCAAATGGGCCTACCATCACTTTCAGCGTAGAAGAACATTCTACTAAAATTCGACcttttaataatcaaatttattcttCTGACCCAGTAATCACTTTTTCTGGCAAATCTGAACAcgaagaattttttaaaaaattgagtCATCCGGGGAAGACGCCAATGAGAAATTTGCACTTTGCTTTTAATGGCgagaatatagaaattagACATTACAAAATAGAGACAGTAGAAGAGGAAGATATTAAAGTTGGACTGACGGAAATTGGACCTAGGCTCACTTTAAAGATTAAGAAAATAGAAGACTCATTTTTCCCCATgtga
- a CDS encoding ADP-ribosylation factor GTPase-activating protein, which yields MTDKFVNEDTYNKQISNLLHVSGNNTCIDCNIPNTQWASKTYGIFLCFDCTSTHRSLGVNLSFVKSINMDKWNKMEYLFMELGGNDKFREMINKHNLQDKESNVLYFEPVVKKYGERLKASVFEKLGLDEEEYNSAQNKRKVKRDRIYEPKRHIKEETPNTFYDKLSEISSTFFSGVKGVKNKTLEYGEKFGRNVIIPSAMIIKSQTMSWATSLKSAPKKEKEHFQYEDEEIEDFSKWE from the coding sequence ATGACTGACAAATTTGTTAATGAAGATACTTACAATAAACAGATCTCCAATTTACTACATGTATCTGGTAATAATACATGTATTGATTGTAATATTCCGAATACACAATGGGCGTCTAAGACTTatggaatatttttatgttttgaCTGCACTTCCACGCACAGATCTCTTGGAGTGAATTTGAGTTTTGTAAAAAGCATAAACATGGACAAATGGAATAAAATGgagtatttatttatggAATTGGGAGGAAATGACAAATTTAGAGAAATGATCAATAAGCACAATTTACAGGATAAAGAAAgcaatgttttatattttgagCCAGTAGTTAAGAAATACGGGGAGAGGCTTAAAGCTTCAGTATTTGAGAAATTAGGATTAGACGAGGAAGAATATAACTCGGCACAGAATAAAAGGAAAGTGAAAAGAGATAGGATTTATGAGCCCAAGCGTCATATCAAAGAAGAGACACCAAATACTTTCTATGATAAACTGAGTGAAATTTCTTCTACTTTTTTCTCTGGCGTAAAAGGAGTCAAAAACAAGACACTAGAATATGGCGAGAAATTTGGCAGAAATGTCATCATTCCTTCTGCTATGATAATAAAGTCGCAGACCATGAGCTGGGCGACATCCTTGAAAAGCGCGCCGAAGAAAGAGAAGGAGCATTTTCAATATGAAGATGAAGAAATAGAAGATTTTAGCAAATgggaataa
- a CDS encoding chaperone protein DnaK, which yields MTGKEISSRIIGIDLGTTNSCVSLMHNNVPHIIENEEGTRTTPSVVSFSKDKILVGDQAKQNLTLFPKNTIFASKRLIGRKFDDLELKEYLKNLPYDTTRHCNGDVWIKIDEKKYSPAQIGAFILSKMKNAAETFLNSKVVKSVVTVPAYFDDMQRQATKDAGRIAGLEVLRVVNEPTAAALAYGLDKSAKGIIAVYDLGGGTFDISILELDNGIFHVKSTNGNTFLGGEDLDNKLVDYINEKFKSKTGIDLLKNENAYTRIKEQAEKIKRELSTKLQSEINIPYIYNDKKSNYHLKETITRDEFEKISREIINKTIDPCIKAMRDANITKNDIKHCILVGGMTRMPYVRKLVKKIFGITPSTNINPDEAVAQGAALQAGVLEGKVKDILLLDVVPLSLGIELLGGVFNKIIHRNSTVPFKETHSFSTSEDNQSEVDIRIYQGERKMVKDNKYLGAIKLKNIPSAPAGIPKIEVTFEADANGIYKVSAQDGISKNKQEIEIVPSSGLNEEEIKQMVKEAKENEEKDERSQKIAEVKIEIRKILEKRNIKEGRDKLEEYLKQEDFDIEEVKGFIKRKL from the coding sequence ATGACAGGGAAAGAAATAAGTTCAAGAATCATAGGAATAGATTTGGGGACTACAAATTCTTGTGTATCACTAATGCACAATAATGTTCCACACATAATAGAAAACGAAGAAGGGACTAGAACTACGCCATCGGTAGTATCATTTtctaaagataaaattcttGTTGGCGACCAAGCCAAGCAGAATTTGACTTTATTTcctaaaaatacaatttttgCATCAAAAAGATTAATAGGTAGGAAATTTGATGATTTAGAATTGAAagaatatttgaaaaatttgcCATATGACACTACTAGACATTGTAATGGCGATGTGTGGATAAAAATAGATGAGAAGAAATATTCTCCTGCCCAGATTGGagcttttattttatcaaaaatgaaaaatgcAGCAGaaacttttttaaactCTAAAGTCGTCAAGTCTGTTGTGACTGTGCCCGCATATTTTGACGATATGCAAAGACAAGCCACAAAAGATGCGGGCAGAATTGCGGGACTAGAAGTGCTTAGAGTTGTAAATGAGCCAACGGCGGCTGCTTTAGCATATGGTCTTGATAAATCGGCTAAGGGTATAATAGCAGTCTACGATTTAGGAGGCGGGACATTTGATATTAGTATTTTGGAATTAGATAATGGAATATTCCACGTGAAGTCGACAAATGGGAATACATTTCTAGGCGGAGAAGATTTGGATAATAAATTGGTAGATTACATAAAtgagaaatttaaaagtaaaacaggaatagatttattaaagaatGAAAATGCTTACACAAGAATTAAAGAACAAGCagagaaaattaaaagagaGTTGTCGACCAAATTACAATCTGAGATAAATATTCCATATATTTACAACGATAAGAAATCTAATTATCACTTAAAGGAAACAATAACAAGAGATGAATTTGAAAAGATAAGTAGAGAAATTATCAATAAAACTATAGACCCGTGTATTAAAGCCATGCGAGATGCCAATATTACGAAGAATGACATAAAGCACTGTATTTTAGTAGGAGGAATGACAAGAATGCCATACGTCAGGAAGTTAGTCAAGAAAATATTCGGGATCACACCATCCACAAATATTAACCCTGACGAAGCAGTGGCCCAAGGCGCTGCGCTACAGGCGGGTGTTTTAGAAGGGAAAGtcaaagatattttattattagacGTGGTACCACTGAGTCTAGGCATAGAACTCTTAGGTGGCGTATTTAACAAGATAATTCATAGAAATTCCACTGTGCCTTTCAAAGAGACACACAGTTTCTCTACCTCGGAAGATAATCAGTCAGAGGTAGACATAAGGATTTATCAGGGAGAAAGGAAGATGGtaaaagataataaatatttaggAGCTATTAAACTCAAGAACATTCCCAGTGCTCCTGCTGGTATACCAAAGATAGAAGTCACTTTCGAGGCCGATGCCAATGGAATTTACAAAGTTTCTGCACAAGACGGtattagtaaaaataaacaagaaataGAAATAGTACCATCCAGTGGTCTAaatgaagaagaaataaaacaaatggTCAAAGAAGCCAAAGAGAATGAAGAGAAAGACGAAAGATCGCAGAAGATAGCAGAagtaaaaatagaaatacggaaaatattagaaaaaagaaatataaaagaaggACGGGATAAATTAGaggaatatttaaaacaagaaGATTTTGATATTGAAGAAGTTAAGGGATTTATAAAGAGAAAACTATAg
- a CDS encoding transcription regulator NC2 beta chain (NCB2) — translation MSYENRDEENSLPKSTVERFVSSCLPKQVTVSKDAKEMFLNCSLEFIKLISVQSAAICEKDKKKTIAFEYFFKALEDKGFGEFVGTCKEYQEMYEKYMKAKPSKINKFKSSGLSLEELHNQQLELFKNAKQEFDKTMNGSEET, via the coding sequence atgagttATGAAAACAGGGATGAAGAAAATTCTTTACCAAAATCTACTGTAGAGAGATTTGTCAGTAGTTGTTTGCCTAAACAAGTAACAGTAAGCAAAGATGCAAAAGAAATGTTTCTTAATTGTtctttagaatttattaaattgattTCAGTTCAATCAGCTGCAATTTGCGAGAAAGATAAAAAGAAGACCATTGCTTTtgaatatttctttaaagcTTTAGAAGATAAGGGATTTGGGGAATTTGTAGGGACTTGTAAGGAATATCAAGAAATGTATGAGAAATATATGAAAGCTAAGCCtagtaaaattaataaatttaaatcttcaGGATTGTCCTTAGAAGAATTGCATAATCAACAATTAGAACTTTTTAAGAATGCAAAACAAGAATTTGACAAGACGATGAATGGCAGCGAAGagacataa
- a CDS encoding ribosomal protein uS10 codes for MQVEIKKDELEPIQHTEMMKVHIDISTTNKSAITLACEKFEAFAENFIESLEKEVLPKQVGLVPTLKTPCGQGTKTWAKYKIIVHQVRYVITSSHDQLEKVIQFLKNFPEININLGIYN; via the coding sequence ATGCAAgttgaaataaaaaaggacGAATTAGAACCAATCCAGCACACTGAGATGATGAAAGTCCACATTGACATTTCAACTACCAATAAATCTGCCATAACATTGGCATGTGAAAAATTCGAAGCCTTTGCTGAGAATTTTATTGAGAGTTTAGAAAAGGAAGTTTTACCAAAACAAGTAGGGCTAGTGCCAACATTAAAGACGCCTTGTGGACAAGGTACAAAAACATGGGCCaagtataaaattatagttCACCAAGTCAGATATGTCATTACATCATCTCATGATCAATTAGAGAAAGtgatacaatttttaaagaatttcCCTGAGATAAATATCAATTTGGGGATTtacaattaa
- a CDS encoding ethanolamine-phosphate cytidylyltransferase has protein sequence MAKRVWMDGCFDLFHYGHANALRQANELGNEVVCGINDFNDILKNKGLPVFTDEERKEIVSSCRWVHEVVIKVPYTPSVELIKKYNCDYAVHGDDPALDKNGVDVYANPKAIGIFKEVGRTDKISTTEIVGRLMLQERKGTIIKKDYKKNQEFYDNLKEKFKLPVKQKVGKVVFIDGIFDLYHAGHCKALENAKKNGDYLIVGLLNDEQVERYTGKLPIMNENERFLVLCSNKNIDEVIFSPYNFDEDFLKKHQISKILSSYDLEDKTRFENLKENVIQDYNVNPFSDLSTGNIIKRIILNYQEYEKRQSNKQ, from the coding sequence ATGGCTAAACGAGTTTGGATGGACGGGTGCTTTGACCTTTTTCATTACGGGCATGCGAACGCACTAAGGCAAGCAAATGAATTGGGAAATGAGGTGGTCTGTGGAATAAACGATTTTAatgacattttaaaaaacaaaggtCTTCCTGTGTTTACAGACGAAGAAAGAAAAGAGATTGTAAGTTCGTGCAGATGGGTACATGAGGTAGTTATAAAAGTCCCATACACTCCAAGTGTCGaacttattaaaaaatataattgtgaCTACGCCGTCCACGGCGACGATCCCGCTTTGGACAAAAATGGCGTAGATGTTTACGCGAATCCCAAAGCCAtaggaatttttaaagaagtaGGTCGTACTGATAAAATTAGTACAACTGAAATAGTAGGTAGATTAATGTTACAAGAAAGAAAAGGAacgataataaaaaaagattataaaaagaatcaAGAATTTTATGACAATTTAAAAGAGAAATTTAAACTTCCTGTGAAACAGAAAGTCGGGAAGGTTGTTTTCATTGACGGAATATTCGATCTTTACCATGCTGGACATTGTAAAGCCTTGGAAAATGCAAAGAAAAATGGAGATTATCTCATAGTTGGATTATTAAATGATGAACAAGTAGAAAGATACACGGGGAAATTACCAATAATGAATGAAAATGAAAGATTTCTAGTTTTAtgttctaataaaaatatcgaTGAAGTTATTTTCTCTCCGTACAATTTTGAcgaagattttttaaaaaaacatcaaatttctaaaattttgagTTCGTACGATTTAGAAGATAAAACGagatttgaaaatttaaaagaaaatgtcATACAAGATTATAATGTTAATCCCTTTTCAGATTTATCTACAGGGAATATAATAAAgagaattattttaaattatcaagaatatgaaaaaagacaatcaaataaacaataa
- a CDS encoding exonuclease 1, whose protein sequence is MGITGLLPILKSTLKKTHIKKFKNKKIGIDGYAWLYQILNSVAEELYLNTPTVRHIKMFENKLKSLIHHGIIPIVIFDGDFLSPKEKTNIERKERKEKYKEEVEMWINKNNWAKAREIMKRCVSVTRNIIHEMTTLLKNIEIEYFIAPYEADAQLCYLENIGYIDCIMTEDSDMIPFGCKNILFKFDNSYVDHYTIDCLEKAKDKIFKEFIQDICILSGCDYADSIPGIGVLTAHKFVSKGKEIENVVKLIGIKKTIPENYIENFKKAKITFNHQIVYDPITNKRRHLKPIEIHQEFLGTLENVEYSYEIKEIEGSLIKTNEPRIITVERHFKPVKDKEITLKDISVRKKEKKIDENLYSPYFKNE, encoded by the coding sequence ATGGGGATCACTGGACTTCTGCCTATTCTGAAGTCAACACTTAAGAAAAcacatattaaaaagtttaaaaacaagaaaatagGAATTGACGGCTACGCTTGGCTTTATCAAATCCTTAACTCAGTCGCAgaagaattatatttaaacacACCTACTGTTCgtcatataaaaatgttcgAAAACAAGTTAAAAAGCTTGATTCACCACGGAATTATTCCCATTGTGATTTTCGATGgagattttttatctccCAAAGAAAAAACCAATATTGAAAGAAAAGAACgtaaagaaaaatacaaaGAAGAAGTAGAAATGTggataaataaaaataattgggCGAAAGCTAGAGAAATAATGAAGAGATGCGTGTCAGTTACAAGAAATATCATACATGAAATGACTACGcttcttaaaaatatagaaattgaatattttattgcGCCTTACGAAGCCGACGCGCAATTGTGTTACTTAGAAAATATTGGTTATATTGATTGTATAATGACAGAAGACAGTGATATGATCCCTTTTGGatgtaaaaacattttatttaaatttgataattcaTATGTTGATCATTACACAATTGATTGTCTAGAAAAAGcgaaagataaaatatttaaagaatttattcaAGATATTTGCATTTTAAGCGGGTGCGATTACGCGGACTCAATTCCAGGAATTGGCGTATTAACTGCACATAAATTTGTAAGTAAAGGAAAAGAAATCGAAAATGTAGTAAAATTAATAGGAATCAAGAAAACAATACcagaaaattatatagaaaatttcaAGAAAGCGAAAATAACTTTTAATCATCAAATTGTCTATGATCcaattacaaataaaagaagGCATCTTAAACCCATTGAAATACACCAGGAATTCCTTGGTACCCTTGAAAATGTAGAATATTCTTAcgaaattaaagaaattgagGGCTCATTGATTAAGACAAATGAACCAAGAATTATCACTGTAGAAAGACATTTCAAACCAGTAAaagataaagaaattacattaaaagatatttctgtaagaaaaaaagagaagaaaatagacgaaaatttatattcgccgtattttaaaaacgaataa
- a CDS encoding BolA like protein, whose product MAHKLEDEMKQSLTVALEPVFISFVNLSYLHVGHDTIKDNTSEETHFKVKIKSKKFNGLSQVMRQKTVYKIINYAFDKGLHALELDCESDNE is encoded by the coding sequence ATGGCCCATAAATTAGAAGATGAAATGAAACAAAGCTTGACTGTAGCTTTAGAACctgtttttatttcttttgtaaatttGTCATATTTGCACGTGGGTCACGACACAATAAAAGACAACACCTCCGAAGAGACGCATTTTAAagtcaaaataaaatccaAGAAATTTAATGGATTGAGTCAAGTTATGAGGCAGAAGACGGTCtacaaaattattaattatgcCTTTGATAAAGGTCTACATGCCTTAGAATTAGACTGTGAATCAGATaatga